From one Pirellulales bacterium genomic stretch:
- a CDS encoding phage integrase N-terminal SAM-like domain-containing protein has protein sequence MTPLRQRLIQDLQLCNRSAGTIRSYVSHVVGLARHYRQSPERLSQEQVRAYLLHLTQERRV, from the coding sequence ATGACTCCTCTTCGCCAGCGTCTGATCCAGGATCTACAACTTTGCAACCGTTCCGCGGGCACCATTCGCTCGTATGTCAGCCACGTCGTGGGCCTGGCGCGGCACTATCGACAGTCGCCCGAACGACTCAGCCAAGAGCAAGTCCGGGCCTACCTGTTGCACCTGACGCAAGAACGACGCGTTT